Proteins from a single region of Chryseobacterium sp. T16E-39:
- the metK gene encoding methionine adenosyltransferase codes for MSYLFTSESVSEGHPDKIADQISDALIDHFLAYDKTSKVACETLVTTGQVVLAGEVKSDAYLDVQTIAREVINGIGYTKGEYMFNGDSCGVISAIHEQSPDINQGVDRKVADETFESKANAQGAGDQGMMFGYATNETANYMPLALDLAHTILKELSAVRRENKEIAYLRPDAKSQVTIEYSDDHKPVRIDSIVVSTQHDDFASEEEMLSKIRQDIKNILIPRVVAQQTEEIKALFNDQIKYHINPTGKFVIGGPHGDTGLTGRKIIVDTYGGKGAHGGGAFSGKDPSKVDRSAAYATRHIAKNLVAAGVADEVLVQVSYAIGVAEPCGLYINTYGTSKVDIHDGEIAKKVSAIFDLRPYAIEENLKLRNPIYQETASYGHMGKDHYIADKTFNKGHKNELTVKDLEFFTWEKLDKVEEIKTAFGI; via the coding sequence ATGTCTTATTTATTTACATCTGAATCAGTTTCAGAAGGGCATCCTGATAAAATTGCAGATCAGATTTCTGACGCTTTAATTGATCATTTTTTAGCATACGACAAAACTTCAAAAGTAGCTTGTGAAACTCTTGTTACTACTGGACAGGTTGTGCTTGCCGGAGAAGTTAAATCAGATGCTTATCTTGATGTTCAGACCATTGCCAGAGAGGTTATCAATGGTATAGGGTATACCAAAGGTGAATATATGTTCAATGGAGATTCTTGTGGAGTGATCTCTGCAATTCATGAGCAGTCACCGGATATTAACCAGGGTGTTGACCGAAAAGTGGCAGATGAAACTTTCGAAAGTAAGGCTAATGCACAAGGTGCTGGTGACCAGGGAATGATGTTTGGATATGCAACTAATGAAACGGCGAATTATATGCCTTTGGCATTAGATCTGGCACATACTATTCTTAAAGAGCTTTCTGCAGTAAGAAGAGAAAACAAAGAGATCGCTTATTTGCGTCCTGATGCGAAAAGCCAGGTTACTATCGAATATTCGGATGATCATAAGCCGGTAAGAATTGATTCAATTGTTGTTTCTACACAACATGACGATTTTGCTTCTGAAGAAGAAATGTTGAGTAAAATCCGTCAGGATATCAAAAATATTCTGATCCCAAGGGTAGTTGCTCAGCAAACAGAGGAGATCAAAGCTTTATTTAATGATCAGATCAAATACCATATCAACCCAACAGGAAAGTTTGTAATTGGAGGACCTCATGGGGATACAGGTTTGACAGGTAGAAAAATTATCGTTGATACTTACGGAGGGAAAGGAGCTCACGGAGGTGGTGCTTTCTCTGGAAAAGATCCTTCTAAAGTTGACAGAAGTGCTGCCTATGCGACAAGACATATTGCTAAAAACCTTGTAGCTGCTGGTGTTGCAGATGAAGTATTGGTACAGGTGTCTTATGCAATTGGTGTTGCAGAGCCTTGTGGTTTGTATATTAATACTTACGGAACTTCAAAAGTAGATATCCATGATGGAGAGATTGCTAAAAAAGTGTCTGCCATTTTTGATTTAAGACCATACGCTATTGAAGAAAACCTGAAGCTAAGAAATCCGATCTATCAGGAAACGGCTTCTTATGGACATATGGGTAAGGATCATTATATTGCAGATAAAACGTTCAATAAGGGTCATAAAAACGAACTTACTGTAAAAGACCTGGAATTCTTCACTTGGGAGAAATTAGACAAAGTAGAAGAGATTAAAACCGCATTTGGGATTTAA
- a CDS encoding RNA polymerase sigma factor, giving the protein MKSKSDCVLISLYQKGDEGALSTLIHRHQRELFTFIFYKINDEDLANDVFQDTFMKIIVMLKEGRYNEEGKFILWAKRIAYNLIIDHFRLKSKNIKVSETTFETDEYSIFDLIREPSENIEDQLVTNQIQEDLLRMLQYLPQNQQEVIKLRFFDGLSFKEIADHTDMSINTTLGRVRYALINLRKIMEENNIILTR; this is encoded by the coding sequence ATGAAATCAAAATCGGATTGCGTATTAATTTCCCTTTACCAAAAAGGAGACGAAGGAGCTTTATCAACTCTTATTCATCGTCATCAGAGAGAACTGTTTACATTCATTTTTTACAAAATTAATGATGAAGACCTAGCCAATGATGTTTTCCAGGATACATTCATGAAAATTATTGTGATGTTGAAAGAAGGACGTTATAACGAAGAAGGAAAATTCATTCTTTGGGCAAAAAGGATTGCGTATAACCTAATTATCGATCATTTTAGATTAAAATCAAAGAATATCAAGGTTTCAGAAACTACTTTTGAGACTGATGAGTATTCTATTTTTGATCTCATCAGAGAACCTTCTGAAAATATTGAAGATCAATTAGTAACTAATCAGATTCAGGAAGATTTATTGCGAATGCTGCAATATTTACCACAGAACCAGCAAGAGGTTATTAAACTACGATTTTTTGACGGATTAAGTTTTAAAGAGATTGCTGACCATACAGATATGAGCATTAATACTACGTTAGGACGTGTAAGATATGCTTTAATCAATTTGAGAAAAATCATGGAAGAGAATAATATTATACTGACAAGATAA